The following coding sequences are from one Arthrobacter crystallopoietes window:
- the arsB gene encoding ACR3 family arsenite efflux transporter translates to MPRSYVSTPVATPETGQVSARLSTLDRFLPVWIIAAMAAGLLLGRFIPGLAGALDSVQVADVSLPIAIGLLVMMYPVLAKVRYDETHRVMADKKLMISSLVINWLAAPAFMFALAWTFLPDLPEYRTGLIIVGLARCIAMVMIWNDLACGDREAAAVLVAINSVFQVIAFGALGWFYLQLLPSWLGLPTTSAEFSFWAITASVLVFLGIPLLAGFLTRTIGEKAKGRDWYENKFLPKLGPWALYGLLFTIVLLFALQGDEITSNPLDVARIALPLLVYFSVVFGAGMVIGKLLNMGYARTTTLAFTAAGNNFELAIAVAIGTYGVTSGQALAGVVGPLIEVPVLVALVYVALWAQKKYWPAATPVLSIPTEGKTK, encoded by the coding sequence ATGCCGAGGAGCTACGTGAGCACCCCCGTCGCAACACCCGAAACCGGTCAGGTCAGCGCCCGGCTCTCCACGCTGGACCGCTTCCTGCCCGTGTGGATCATCGCGGCCATGGCGGCCGGCCTGCTGCTGGGCCGCTTCATCCCCGGTCTGGCCGGCGCGCTGGATTCGGTCCAGGTAGCGGATGTCTCGCTCCCGATCGCTATCGGACTGCTGGTGATGATGTATCCGGTGCTGGCCAAGGTCCGCTACGACGAAACCCACCGTGTGATGGCCGACAAGAAGCTCATGATCAGTTCGCTGGTGATCAACTGGCTCGCGGCCCCGGCCTTCATGTTCGCCCTGGCCTGGACCTTCCTGCCGGACCTGCCCGAGTACCGGACGGGCCTGATCATCGTGGGGCTCGCCCGCTGCATCGCCATGGTCATGATCTGGAACGACCTGGCCTGCGGCGATCGCGAAGCTGCGGCAGTGCTGGTAGCGATCAACTCGGTCTTCCAGGTCATCGCGTTCGGCGCGCTGGGCTGGTTCTACCTGCAGCTGCTGCCCTCCTGGTTGGGGCTGCCCACCACCAGCGCGGAATTCTCATTCTGGGCGATCACCGCCAGCGTCCTGGTCTTCCTCGGGATCCCGCTGCTCGCCGGATTCCTGACCCGCACCATCGGTGAAAAGGCCAAGGGCCGCGACTGGTACGAGAACAAGTTCCTGCCCAAGCTCGGCCCCTGGGCCCTCTACGGACTGCTGTTCACGATCGTGCTGCTGTTCGCCCTGCAGGGGGATGAAATCACCTCCAACCCGCTGGACGTCGCCCGGATCGCGCTGCCGCTGCTGGTCTACTTCTCCGTGGTCTTCGGGGCCGGCATGGTGATCGGCAAACTCCTGAACATGGGCTATGCCCGGACCACCACGCTGGCGTTCACCGCAGCCGGGAACAACTTCGAGCTGGCCATTGCCGTGGCGATCGGCACCTACGGCGTCACCTCCGGGCAGGCGCTGGCTGGCGTGGTCGGTCCGCTGATCGAGGTCCCGGTCCTGGTGGCCCTGGTCTACGTAGCGCTCTGGGCCCAGAAGAAATACTGGCCCGCCGCCACCCCCGTACTGTCCATACCTACCGAGGGAAAGACGAAGTAA
- a CDS encoding arsenate reductase ArsC, translating into MSAATGSTAGKPSVLFVCVHNAGRSQMAAAYLTHLAQGAIEVRSAGSQPADQVNPAAVEAMREEGIDISAELPKILTTEAVKDSDVVVTMGCGDECPYFPGKRYEDWVLEDPAGKGVDSVRPIRDDIKGRIEKLISELLPAAHPDAS; encoded by the coding sequence ATGAGCGCAGCCACCGGAAGCACCGCTGGGAAACCGTCCGTCCTGTTCGTCTGCGTCCACAACGCGGGACGTTCGCAGATGGCCGCGGCCTACCTGACCCATCTGGCTCAGGGCGCCATCGAGGTCCGGTCTGCCGGCTCCCAGCCCGCGGACCAGGTGAACCCCGCAGCGGTCGAGGCGATGCGTGAAGAGGGCATCGACATCTCGGCTGAGCTGCCCAAGATCCTCACCACCGAGGCCGTCAAGGATTCCGACGTCGTTGTCACCATGGGCTGCGGCGACGAGTGCCCCTACTTCCCGGGCAAGCGCTACGAGGACTGGGTGCTGGAGGATCCGGCCGGCAAGGGCGTGGACTCCGTCCGCCCCATCCGGGACGACATCAAGGGCCGCATCGAAAAACTGATTTCCGAGCTGCTGCCCGCCGCTCATCCGGACGCCAGCTAG
- a CDS encoding ArsR/SmtB family transcription factor — MTSITELPAAPASGPVEPEATCCTPTGAPVMSAERAAALAAQFKAVADPNRLRLISIISASEGAEACVCDLIEPLDLGQPTVSHHLKVLVDAGILRREKRGVWAYFSLVPGALDNLAGVLAEPK; from the coding sequence ATGACGTCCATTACCGAACTGCCGGCCGCTCCGGCAAGCGGCCCGGTCGAGCCAGAGGCTACCTGCTGCACCCCGACCGGAGCGCCGGTCATGAGTGCCGAGCGCGCCGCCGCGCTGGCCGCGCAGTTCAAAGCAGTGGCGGATCCCAACCGGCTGCGCCTGATCTCCATCATCTCGGCCAGCGAAGGGGCGGAAGCCTGCGTCTGCGACCTGATCGAGCCGCTGGACCTTGGCCAGCCCACGGTGTCCCACCACCTGAAGGTCCTGGTCGACGCGGGCATCCTGCGCCGGGAGAAGCGCGGCGTCTGGGCCTACTTCTCGCTAGTGCCGGGAGCGTTGGACAACCTGGCCGGAGTGCTGGCCGAACCCAAGTAG